The window TCTATGAAGATATTTTAAATGGCCAAAAAAGAACCGAATTGAGTATAATGTAGAGTATGAACTAAGTAGGTACAATAATGCAGTCATAAAGACAGTTGCAAAacagattatttattttatgtacaactcccttttttaaatttatgtacAACTCCCCTTTAAATCAGCTTGactgcagtctatttaccatTATAAGCACAGGCATATAATGGTAGACATATATGGTAgacatataaaacaaaacacagaaacattggaaatcactttttggcacgaTTCCTGCGAGACACACAAATGAAGACGACACACAGCTATCATTGCTTAGAAAATCAAAGTTCACAAAGAGCCCAAAAGCATGTGTCAACATACCAGCTAGTCACAGCTGATTACTGTCGACCGACGTTTATATCCCTTTAAATTGCTTCACCGTAAACCCGTCCGACCTGACAACTGACGACACGAAGTTTCCACGTTTAGCAAAAGCCACAACCCTAGATTTTATTAAACAGTAGAAACAAGAAGCCTAAACTTAAAAGAGCAGTTAGGTCATTTTTCCCTCCCTAATTTTAGAGCAACTAGGCGAACTAACAGCTAGCTAACATATACTGTACAAGTAGCTCGTAAACGACTTTGTCGATCCTGTGCCAACTGTGTGTAACAACTACAGCCTTGCGACCACGTTTTACAGAAAGAGTTTTGGGGCAACCTAGTCTTACGGAAAGGTTACTAGAAGACGTTTTTATTCGTGAAACACTTGGTTTGACACGCTAAAGCTAACTCTAGTTACACTATAGGTGCCTGTGAGCGCTTCCAGATTATAGCCCGAGCCCGGTCGACAAGTCAGTCCTAAATTAACTTGAATGGATCGTTTACagttatattttattcataacaATGTAGTCAGGGTACATACCAGCTCATTTTGAGTGAACTTTTACTCCGGTTTCATTGGGTAGTTTTACTATCTTCCGAGTATTACTCCTTTCTACCAGTCAGCAGTCGAGCTCAAAACAGGAAGTCCGGAGCTTAGCCGCGTCTGCTTCCTCTAAGGAAGTTTTGTGGGACACGAACACAGCAGCGACAGGAAAAAAGTCACTTGGAAGCACATGTAATGTAATATCAGACTGAAACGTcgcctttttgttcttttgacaCCCGAGTAAACTGAAGGCAagttatatttttctttattcaagTACTTATACATAGAAATAACAAAACAATTGCATTACAACAAACTGAAGTGCCAGGTAAACAGGGGAGCACACCTCCCCATCACAAGGATATAGTAAAATTCATTTCAATATTCAGCTCATCATAAAAGGACCTTATTATAAggtaataaaaacatgaaatagGCTAAAGACATCCACAACATTTTAAACAAGACCCCTTGTTTTtcttgaacaaaaaaaaagaaaaaaagaaaaagccaacAGAACAGTTATCCCAGTGTGTGTTTCCAATTGTCTGTCTTGCATTGTTGTAAGGTTTATCCCATTTCACCCAATgagactttttattttcatgcataATAAAGAAATGAGCGCCACCCACTACAGCGTCTGAGGGTAGCACTTTGGAACATTTCCGTGCACATGCAAACATGAGGATACTTGTAATGAAaggaaacacaacacaacagaaAACAGGGAGTATTGACTCCATCTGAACACCAGTGTCACTGCCGAAGACCACAAAATCCCTGAAGCCACCCTGTAGTCCATAAGATGACGTGAGTTACCTATAATATCTACACATTATTGAGATCTCttcaaacatcttttttttgtttgtttttttttcttttctttaaaaaaaaatcctacagTTATTAAATGTCATGAATGAGCCCAAACCTAGGGATTTGCCCTAGGCCAACTTTACGGAGACCAAATCAAACAGTTGCACACAAACATTAGCACAAGGCTGCCTTCAGTTGCAAGCAGAGGGAGGTCACATTTATGATTTGTTGCTCCTGCGGAGTTCTCATCATGTATTGTTTTTGATCAGCCAACCCTGCAACCCAGTTTGGCACAAAGATGGCCGCTGATATTGGCTCAAGTCCAATACGGAGCATGGGATGAAGCAAATTCCAATttcagagctttcagctgcCCACTATTGGACAATAGCccgtaaaaaaaagaaagaaagaaagaaaaagtgattGGAAAAGCATTATTAAAGGTGGTGGGTTTGTTTCTGAGTTTAACAGTCGATTGATGTATGTCTGTACCATTCACACCTTACTCAGATGGTTGTTCAGAAGAACATGGAGCAGGCTCTATTGTTCAGCCGCTATATTACATTAAGGGAGTGGGATGatagtggtggtggggggttaCTCATTTTTTTAGCCACAAAACAATAAATGACAGAAACAGTGAGACTGATAAATATTACGTTTGTAGCTGTAATTAAATGGCTTCATGGAGACGCCTTAGTCTACATCAATCTTTAACAGAAAGCAACATAACACAGTTTGTCTCTTGGAGGAGAGCATAACTTTGGGTCAAATCAATTCAAAATAATCCACAGTCTAACATCAAATGAATCTAGATGAGCATCAGTGATAAAACATTTTGGTTCATGTGCCGTATATATATTCTTATGTGCTGACTCCACGAGGATGTATGTGACAATACAACCTACGTTAGACGCAGTCGCTCAAACTCCAATGCAATGTGTGAAAATGAGTCGTTGTTACAAAGCCAATAATGTGGCAATACAGATAAGGAGGGGGTTACATAATGTGTCAGTCTGCAAAAGTAAAATGTATTCAggactttgtttgtttgtgacatTATATTAGATCACAAAAGAAATCTTTAGATGATGTCCATCCATGCGGTAGAATCATTTATCTCTCTGTGATACAAAACCATTGAATTGCAGTTAGATGGCACAGGGCTGTGTTAACTTTTAGACTATCTCAAAAAGTGCAAGGAGGTCTGTTCATGTAACCACGTCGATGAGCTGAGAAAAGGCTCTCTGAGGCCAAATTAATTGGAAAATAAGTGGACACTTGCCAGGAAGCTCTGCAATGAAAACTGTAACAGGAAAGGGAAAGTATGGACTttggaagctcatttctgtgtGCACTGTGCTCTCTGTGGCATTGCTTTTCTGAACTTTACTGTTGGCCTTTACATTTGTCTCTTCATATTCTCTTTCAGCCTGATTGCTGTGTTTGCTGaccatttaaatgtttatttcttttttttcccagctGCTAACGTTGTTCATATAAATTCTCCGCCTCACATAAAGCGTACTCATTATCAGCCAGAGTGCACAGCTAATAATTCGAAATGTTGTCAAGGTGAATAACAGGAAGcatgtttcttttaaaaagagGACCGGTGTTTGAGAAATGATATAAAATCTGAATTATGCTATCACATGGACAAGGTTATTACTGCACAAATATTTCTTTAactcttgttttgtttgctgaATCCATTACTGATATGTTTGATATCTGGTCTTTTTTGCTAGCCTCaacaataatttatttattccttagtcttatttttctttttaacatgtttCATTGGCTTTGCCCCAAAGTACAATACATTTATCGTACTGGATAAAAACGTCATATTGGTATGTCAGTTAGGATGTTTTGCATTTGCACCACATAACCATAACACAGCCTTGGAGGGGGGAAAACCCTTCTTGCTTTCCATGAGTAAAGCAAAGCACTATTATCAAATGTGGTTATTGTTATGATATCAGTCAATATCACTATAACACAgaaaatattacaaaatatttccTTAAACCATAAAAGGTGTTTCCTTCTGTAAGCACAAATCTAAGCAATTTAACTAAAGAGTCATTTGTGAAAATGATCAGCATTGCACTGTAATAAActtcaaaaattaaaaaaaagatccaaTCATTCGGGCGAACATCTATCTTAGAGCAACCAgtgcctttttttattttaaatacagtGGGGAAGATGTGCTAATTAAAATAACCGATATTGCTATAATGGAGATAcacaatatgtaaaaaaaagaaaagaaatcttgTCATTTATTCAGAGAACACATTAGTGCTTCCTTAAACCAGTTTCCACTTTAAAGCATACACATGGTGCAGATgctattattcttttttttaatgggagATAGCACACCATATTTGGCACTACTGTAGTGCTCcaaaaaaagttgttgtttttttttttgcaatcacCTATGACAACAAAATATTCTGTATTATAACTACATTACTAAAAGCTTTAAGACACATTCTGCACAAGCATTCAGTCAACTGAAAATTCTTGTTTATGCAGACATTTGTATTTACATAGTGTGCATGAAGGCATGCACATAAATTTTATGCACGATTTAATACTGAATTATGGTGCATTTGACATTTGAGTACAAAAAGTGAAACTTCTACTGTAGCTACCTGCATACATATTTGTATTctgtacaacaacaacaacaacaaaaaaaacaacaaaaaaaaaatccaacatgtTAGTTTACAGCTCAGTCTCtctgtattaaaaaaagatgtaaacatgGATTTGGatgtttctcttttcctcttatGGGATACTGCTCCTCATTCGATGACTTAAAACCAAGCAGTTTAGTCCTTTTACTCCAAGAATCACACAGAAGTGGCCCCTGTCATTTTTTACCCTTATTTAGCTTTGCTTTCATATACTGCTGGTTTGCAACCCAGTGCTTATTTAAACAGTTCAATTCGTCTAACTGTGCTCTTAGTTAATTTGATTTATGGGTTGGTGGCATTTGTCATGACTATATTGCATATAATTGCAGAACTCAAGAAAACTGAGAAATGAACAGTATTGGTGagctttttctaaaaaaaaaaaaaaaaaaaaggaaaaagaaagcaacAGAAATTATATCTGGTAACGCCACATGAAGCTACCATATAAAAAggcaacccaaaaaaaaaaaccaaaccagtGTATCACAGTGACTACAAATAAATAAGTATTGGCAAAGGCATCGATTGCTGCAGGCGTGTGTGTACATGTAACAGGACAAGACATCGGTTTTGCTTTGTGTGACCCAGTCAAGTCGTTCTCTAGATCTGACTCATTTGTGCAGGTAAATCTAAATCTGGTGTGTGGTTAATGAATCTGAGCTTTGCTTTAACTCAACGTTTGTGCTAAGCTGATACCACTGCTATGTTTTGGCAAATGTCAGGCACAGTAAAAAGAACAAGGTTGGCTGCATCATCACAATACATTTGGCACATTCCTTTGAGAAAACAACATTCAAAAAgaggtggaaaaaaaacaaccccagaaCACAACAAAAAGACAGTCAAGTGCCACTAATAAGGTTTCCATGACGGTACACAAATGTAACCAATTGCACTTTTAAACAGCCTACTAAAATTAATGCATACATCCCCAGACCACTCGTTCCTCATCTCCCTCATAATTCTGTCTGTTTCGACCCTTATCCTGGATTCTGGCTTCCTTCCAATTTAGaaaatttcattcaaatttacaAAAGTGTATCCACTCCAAAACCTATAGATACACACGGTGCCCTTTCTTTGTGTTGGCACTGTGTTACAGTAGCTGAGGCTCTGAGTTGCTTGAAAGAGAAGGGCGTAGCAGCCTTTCCCCTCTTACTTAATCTAAAGGCATCCATCTCAAAAATAGAAGGAACTGAAAAGAGCAGGGGTGtaaaagagaggaaaagagtCACCTATTTATCTCATAGCAGACGTGATCCCTTCTTCCTACGTCTCTTTATTGTGTGTGGTGAGGGTCCAGTCCAAGTGCACGTAGTGATGGTCATGACGTTCCCACAGTTGGCCCCCCGCAGGAGCTGGGCGGCGAGCTGTGGCTCCCAGCTGCCCCACTGCTCTTGTCAGCTGGCTTCTTGTCCTTCTGTTTCAGGTGCACCTTTGCGTGTCTCTTTCGCTCGTCGCTTCTGGCAAACTTGCGTCCACAGAACTCACAGGAGAAGGGTTTCTCACCCGTGTGCGTGCGAATGTGTGTGGTCAGATGGTCGCTCCTGCTGAAGGAGCGCATGCATATTCGGCACTGGAAGGGTTTGTGACCCGTGTGGATGCGGAGGTGACGCGTGAGCTCGTCTGAGCGCGAGAAGCGTCTGTCACAGTTCTCTGCCGGACAGGCGTGCGGCCGCTCGTGGACCGGGGTTTTGCTGGGACGGTTGGGGTACTTCCGTGGTCGGATGGGTTTTAGGGTGAGTGTCTGTGGTGGGGGGTGGTGCTGAGGTGGGTGCTGCTGCCCGCCGATGAAACCTGGGTGAATTTGCTGCTTGTCTTTGAATGCTCTGATGGTCTCCAGAGGCGTGATGGGTGGAGGGTTGACTCGGATGGGGTCCATGGTCTGAAAGGGCTTGTGCTCCATCACGCCGACCTCCCCTTGATGGTGGAAAAGGTTGTAGTCGGGGATCATGGAGAAAAGACTGCCATCCATGGAGGCTTTTGATGTGGAGTGATAGTCATTGCCAGGGTAGGCTAGAGGGGTGCTGGTGGCAGGGCTGTGGTGAAAGGAGACCTGATCCTGGTACAGGTCACCACAGGTGGAATAAGCAGGCAGTGGTGGACCATATACCTGCTCCATGTCTGACGTCTGTCCGCCCATGCTTGCTGCGGAGGATGATGTTTGTGTCGTTACTGTGCCGGGTGATGGAGAAACACCGAGGATCCCCGCGCTCACAAGACTGATGATATTGTTATCAGAGCACCAGCCAGAGCCACCAATGCCACCTGAAGGAGGAGTGTCAAAGGCAAACTTCCCCAAGTAGGTGACAGTCTGCCCGCTGCGGTTGGACTGGAAGCTGGATCCATACTGAATCTCCGAGGTTGCTTTCTCGCTTCCCATGCCCAGATCCATGATATTATCTAGAtgaaagcaaataaaaacacacatgaatAAATCATCAACGTGATGGCTCATATGTGAATTTGAAATGTAATCATTTCATAAGAAAAGCCCAAGAAAGTAATAACATGGCGTACTctctggagaaaaaaacaaaaacaaaacttggcTACATGAACTTTAAGCGGCAGTCCTCAAGGTTTGTCCGGAATTCAGATGTTATGCATACCTGTGCAACAGACAACAAatgatgaaaaatgaaagaagTCCCATAGAGTTCATAAAGAAATGTGAACGCTGTCGGACCTGTAAGTTAAGTGACTGACTGCTGCATCTGAGAGAAGggtgtctctctctcgctcctctctctctcagatCCCACAAGCTCTCATAAATCAAGACCTAAACACCCCCTTTGATCCAGTCATTGTGTCCCTCAGGAGGACAGCCAAACTGAATGGCAAGATTTGATTTCTTTACAGCAGGGAGGATTATAAAGGCAGACGCCACATCCATCACGCTCAAGGATTCAAAACACATACGCAACAAAGAACATCTGGGAGGAATTTTACGTGTTTCCTACCCCATTTCACAAAATTTCCTTGATATTTTCTATCGCTCACACTTCAACCAAGAACGAACAGTCTCTCGTGCACATTTGACTTTGTCATAAGGTGCCTTAAAACCCACCAAATACAGATGTACTTAATGGGTGACATATACATGTGCTGGTTATATActcaaaaaattaaatatgagactttctttttttttttttttttttttttgtaaattggAATGCTCTCTTCGCCAGCAGTTAAAAAAGACGTctcttttcatttatattttcctTCCCAGTAATTACAGCCTGCTGGAATTtggctgaaaagaaaaaattctGTGCATTGTGCACCATACCATTTAACACATGGAGACTTGGAGCAAGCTATATTTTtctatgacatttataaaacaaGTCTCAgtttatgtttattattattattattattattcttattattcttcttcttattattattgttattgttattattattatctaatAATCTAAATCTTTTGGAGGTATTTTGTGTAATATGATATTTTAATGGAATGAGGGACATTAATTAAAATCACCACTCTTTTATTATAGGTCAGATTTGAAAAGCATAGCACACACCTGCTCCACCTGTAAAATCACAGCATAATACGTTCAaattgtactttttaaaaattttgtattttaccccaaataataaagaaacaggaggacaaaaacAGACGGACCTATTGTAAATATATGGCTTACAGTTTACTGAGAGAATTTCAGCAAGGGGAGAGGTTTAAAGTAGCAACACACACTCCTGTAACCCgcaacatcttttttttccttattaagtttcattcatttttttaaacgtcCCAACCAAGGTCTCAAAATATATTCTACTGCCGAGTCAAaacaaaatgataataataataataataataataatatggcACACGTATGTCATAAACTTGTATTTATtccaaattttttaaaaaaaccaaaaatgtcACGTGTAACACCTGGCGCTTGGATAATTCAAAGGCACACCTCTGAGATAATTGAGGGGGaaatatttcagtttaaaatgaatCTAAAGATCTGCTTTAATCTGTGAACAAAACACCTgaagaggaaataaaaagaaaagagggtCGTGCATGAAGTTGTGCACGGAGCAGGTAAATCACAGTTACTAAATTAAAGGAAACGTGAAGTTAAATATTTGATATATTTTCGTGGATCACTGACCCATCATCTCAGAGGGTTAAAGCTGTACAGCGAGGGATTGATTTAATGCCAATCCACGACACTGAGCCGAACAACAAGTCGACTTTAGGTAGGCGTctgaattaaatataaatatgttagCCCGATTTGGACTACGCGATAAATCAGTTAATATATCCGGCCTTGCCACTCACTGAATATAAGCAGGTTCAGGGGCCTGACGTCTAAACGTGTTTCATATAGGGGGGAAAGCGGCCACACACGCCTACTAAAATCTGACATGCTAATAGAGTTGTGAATGAGAGTCATTGTCTAAAGTAGTTGACCCATCTTTGCGGGATATTAGATGAACAAATCGGTGACAGTGGAGTTTGACCACATAGGCCtaattaaacacattttcccTCACCGTAAAGATCTCAGATTCAGCCACGGAGCCCtgcgcgtttttttttttaatggacttTGCGCAAATTAGCCGTTTTCCACTCACACAACCTTTCACATCCAGACATTTACTCAAACGCGCTTCAGCTTTGTTGAATTAAAGCCACTTTAAGCTACGCGTCGCTACTTAAATGAAACACGTGAGCCGatgttttaaaagttttttctACGCGTGAGTAGGCAGCAGTTGGCTTTTTCGGGCTGAAATCCTGGCATCTCGGCTGTACGGACAATGGAATTATGATAACGACAGCAGTAAAAACACACACGATCAACTGAGTGGCATTTTTTGCGTAGTCTGTCTAATGTAAAGAGGGCGATGTTCACCTGAACCCTctcaaaaaaaacaagaaaagaaaaaagtccagGTTAGAATTGAGCCTTTGTGCGCAACAGCCTAAGCGCAAACAGGTGCTCCAAAGCCCCGAGACAACTGTTGCCGTCCGCGCGCATCGCAGTTTGAGCCACTTttcttaaaacacacacacactctctctctcaaaaGTAGATCAAGGTCTTACCTGTGTTCATCTGTGAATAGTGATTAATGGATTCCGTACTGGTGAAAATATTCATAGACGTCGGGATGTCCTCTTCTGGGTAGAGACTGTCAGGGATCGTGTTTATTAAACTGCTCATGGTAAGAGGGATCTTGTCCGCTAGTTTCCCTGTCATAGCAGTTATATTCAGTCCGACATTTATAAAGGGCAACGCGCAGGTATCCCAGACAgttacagaaaaagaaaaaaacaccggGTGTTCTCAAAGTGGAAAACACAGGTGTGGATCGGGcgtgaaaaaaagagagaggagcagGAATGAATCCTGTTGCTGTAGCTATCCAAGTATCCCGCGGAGGATGAGCAGCGCCGGTTATCTCCCCCTGTGTGATCACAGGCTATTGTTGTTATTAATCTGATCACTGTGGAAGCTGATGGGCTGCTTGTGGGGGAATTTGAAGTCTGTGAATCaatggaggaggtggtggtgttgGTTGCACAAGAGCAGCTCTACTTGCTCTATTGGAGCTGGATAGGGGACTCCAGTCTGCCCGTATTAAATAGGGGGATGGAACATTTGTGTGACGTAGATGACCATATATGGACATGGGCGCCTAGCGCCAGGCTCTCCACGCGTCAGTCGGTGGAAACTACAGTGGAGGCAAAAAGGCTCCGACAGACAGATAGCTGCAAAGTTTACAAAATCCACATGCCACATCCAGCTGCGTCCTTCTTCAGGAAGACCCGCGGCTCTCATGTGTTCCCGTCCTTGTGGAAACATTGCAATGATTCAGCAGCACTTATCTTTATTGTCAGTCCTCATGTGCATTTATCAGGCACACAGCCGGCTagttatgcatgtgtgtgtgtgtgtgtgagacagtaaCAGAGTGTGTTGTGGCGTTGGGGATTGTTGCTGAGACAGTACACTGCTTACTATCACAAGTTGTTTCTTAACATTCTGCCCAAACTAACCAAATagtgaaatttttttttgttgacttTACTCACAggcctgtttttttccctttcaaagcTAAAGCCACAAACTTGAATATTGAAAGTGTAAGTGCTCTTcattgtcacacacacaaacacactttgtacCTTCCTACATGCTCGTTGCAGAAC is drawn from Maylandia zebra isolate NMK-2024a linkage group LG12, Mzebra_GT3a, whole genome shotgun sequence and contains these coding sequences:
- the egr3 gene encoding early growth response protein 3 isoform X1 is translated as MTGKLADKIPLTMSSLINTIPDSLYPEEDIPTSMNIFTSTESINHYSQMNTDNIMDLGMGSEKATSEIQYGSSFQSNRSGQTVTYLGKFAFDTPPSGGIGGSGWCSDNNIISLVSAGILGVSPSPGTVTTQTSSSAASMGGQTSDMEQVYGPPLPAYSTCGDLYQDQVSFHHSPATSTPLAYPGNDYHSTSKASMDGSLFSMIPDYNLFHHQGEVGVMEHKPFQTMDPIRVNPPPITPLETIRAFKDKQQIHPGFIGGQQHPPQHHPPPQTLTLKPIRPRKYPNRPSKTPVHERPHACPAENCDRRFSRSDELTRHLRIHTGHKPFQCRICMRSFSRSDHLTTHIRTHTGEKPFSCEFCGRKFARSDERKRHAKVHLKQKDKKPADKSSGAAGSHSSPPSSCGGPTVGTS
- the egr3 gene encoding early growth response protein 3 isoform X2, which codes for MDLGMGSEKATSEIQYGSSFQSNRSGQTVTYLGKFAFDTPPSGGIGGSGWCSDNNIISLVSAGILGVSPSPGTVTTQTSSSAASMGGQTSDMEQVYGPPLPAYSTCGDLYQDQVSFHHSPATSTPLAYPGNDYHSTSKASMDGSLFSMIPDYNLFHHQGEVGVMEHKPFQTMDPIRVNPPPITPLETIRAFKDKQQIHPGFIGGQQHPPQHHPPPQTLTLKPIRPRKYPNRPSKTPVHERPHACPAENCDRRFSRSDELTRHLRIHTGHKPFQCRICMRSFSRSDHLTTHIRTHTGEKPFSCEFCGRKFARSDERKRHAKVHLKQKDKKPADKSSGAAGSHSSPPSSCGGPTVGTS